The proteins below are encoded in one region of Phyllopteryx taeniolatus isolate TA_2022b chromosome 11, UOR_Ptae_1.2, whole genome shotgun sequence:
- the p4ha1b gene encoding prolyl 4-hydroxylase subunit alpha-1b isoform X1, whose translation MHFIRRLLPCWFFLLLSCRPSLSAHDFFTSIGQMTDLLFTEKDLVTSLKDYIQAEEDKLERVKKWADKLESLTATATQDPEGFLGHPVNAFKLMKRLNTEWGDLESLVLSDTTDGFISNLTIQRRYFPTDDDQTGAAKALLRLQDTYNLDANTISTGNLPGVKHKTLMTAEDCYELGKIAYTDVDYYHTELWMAQALRQLDDGEESTVDKVTVLDYLSYAIYQQGELERALRYTKMLLALDPEHQRAKGNVKYFEFQLEKQKKDTATEKEPEKKETPVKKTTKEKKQKKDRNTFTLMPERKKYEMLCRGEGIKMTPRKESRLFCRYYDSNRNPFYLLGPVKQQDEWDSPYIVRFLNIISDKEIEKVKELAKPRLRRATISNPTTGVLETAAYRISKSAWLTAYEDPMIERINQRIEDLTGLEMDTAEELQVANYGVGGQYEPHFDFGRKDEPDAFKELGTGNRIATWLFYMSDVAAGGATVFPDVGASIRPQKGSAVFWYNLFPSGEGDYSTRHAACPVLVGNKWVSNKWIHERGQEWRRPCGLNETD comes from the exons ATGCATTTTATCAG GAGGCTGCTGCCATGTTGGTTTTTCCTGTTGCTGAGCTGTCGGCCGTCGCTCTCAGCCCACGACTTTTTCACCTCTATAG GCCAAATGACAGATCTATTGTTTACCGAGAAGGACCTCGTCACTTCCCTCAAGGACTACATCCAAGCTGAGGAGGACAAGTTGGAGCGGGTCAAAAA GTGGGCTGATAAATTGGAATCTTTGACGGCCACAGCGACACAAGACCCTGAGGGCTTCCTGGGGCACCCGGTCAATGCCTTCAAGCTGATGAAGAGGCTCAACACTGAGTGGGGGGATCTGGAGAGCCTCGTCCTCAGCGACACCACAGATG GTTTTATTTCCAACCTGACCATCCAGAGGCGGTACTTCCCTACGGATGATGATCAGACTGGTGCGGCCAAAGCTCTCCTCCGTTTGCAAGACACTTACAATCTGGATGCCAACACCATCTCCACAGGAAACCTACCTG GAGTGAAGCACAAGACTCTTATGACGGCGGAGGACTGTTACGAGCTGGGAAAGATCGCCTACACTGATGTTGACTACTACCACACAGAGCTGTGGATGGCACAGGCCCTGAGGCAGCTGGACGATGGCGAGGAGTCCACTGTGGATAAGGTGACCGTGTTGGACTACCTCAGTTATGCCATCTACCAGCAAGGGGAGTTGGAGCGTGCCCTGCGGTACACCAAGATGCTCCTTGCACTCG ATCCAGAACATCAGCGGGCCAAAGGCAATGTGAAGTACTTTGAGTTCCAGCTGGAGAAGCAGAAAAAGGACACTGCGACGGAGAAGGAGCCTGAGAAAAAAGAGACACCAGTCAAGAAGACGACAAaggagaagaagcagaagaaggacAGGAATACCTTCACTCTGATGCCTGAGAGGAAGAAGTACGAAATGCTTTGTCGCGGGGAGGGCATCAAAATG ACTCCCCGTAAGGAAAGCCGACTTTTCTGCCGTTACTATGACAGCAATCGCAACCCCTTCTATCTGCTGGGACCGGTCAAGCAGCAAGATGAGTGGGACAGTCCGTACATCGTCCGCTTCCTCAACATCATCTCCGACAAAGAAATTGAGAAGGTCAAAGAGCTGGCGAAGCCAAGG CTACGCAGGGCCACCATCTCCAACCCCaccacgggagtgctggagacaGCGGCTTACAGAATCAGTAAAAG CGCTTGGCTCACAGCCTACGAAGATCCAATGATTGAAAGGATTAACCAGAGGATCGAGGATCTCACAGGCTTGGAAATGGATACAGCAGAAGAGCTGCAG GTTGCGAACTATGGTGTTGGTGGTCAGTACGAGCCTCACTTTGACTTTGGAAGG AAAGACGAGCCAGATGCCTTCAAAGAGCTGGGAACAGGCAACCGCATAGCAACGTGGCTTTTCTAC ATGAGTGACGTGGCAGCAGGCGGCGCCACAGTATTCCCAGATGTCGGCGCATCAATTAGACCCCAAAAG ggTTCTGCAGTGTTCTGGTACAATCTCTTTCCCAGTGGGGAGGGCGACTACAGCACACGACATGCAGCTTGTCCTGTGTTGGTCGGCAACAAATGGG taTCCAATAAATGGATTCATGAACGAGGCCAAGAGTGGCGGCGACCATGCGGTCTAAATGAGACTGactga
- the p4ha1b gene encoding prolyl 4-hydroxylase subunit alpha-1b isoform X2, whose translation MHFIRRLLPCWFFLLLSCRPSLSAHDFFTSIGQMTDLLFTEKDLVTSLKDYIQAEEDKLERVKKWADKLESLTATATQDPEGFLGHPVNAFKLMKRLNTEWGDLESLVLSDTTDGFISNLTIQRRYFPTDDDQTGAAKALLRLQDTYNLDANTISTGNLPGVKHKTLMTAEDCYELGKIAYTDVDYYHTELWMAQALRQLDDGEESTVDKVTVLDYLSYAIYQQGELERALRYTKMLLALDPEHQRAKGNVKYFEFQLEKQKKDTATEKEPEKKETPVKKTTKEKKQKKDRNTFTLMPERKKYEMLCRGEGIKMTPRKESRLFCRYYDSNRNPFYLLGPVKQQDEWDSPYIVRFLNIISDKEIEKVKELAKPRLRRATVHDPQTGKLTTALYRVSKSAWLTAYEDPMIERINQRIEDLTGLEMDTAEELQVANYGVGGQYEPHFDFGRKDEPDAFKELGTGNRIATWLFYMSDVAAGGATVFPDVGASIRPQKGSAVFWYNLFPSGEGDYSTRHAACPVLVGNKWVSNKWIHERGQEWRRPCGLNETD comes from the exons ATGCATTTTATCAG GAGGCTGCTGCCATGTTGGTTTTTCCTGTTGCTGAGCTGTCGGCCGTCGCTCTCAGCCCACGACTTTTTCACCTCTATAG GCCAAATGACAGATCTATTGTTTACCGAGAAGGACCTCGTCACTTCCCTCAAGGACTACATCCAAGCTGAGGAGGACAAGTTGGAGCGGGTCAAAAA GTGGGCTGATAAATTGGAATCTTTGACGGCCACAGCGACACAAGACCCTGAGGGCTTCCTGGGGCACCCGGTCAATGCCTTCAAGCTGATGAAGAGGCTCAACACTGAGTGGGGGGATCTGGAGAGCCTCGTCCTCAGCGACACCACAGATG GTTTTATTTCCAACCTGACCATCCAGAGGCGGTACTTCCCTACGGATGATGATCAGACTGGTGCGGCCAAAGCTCTCCTCCGTTTGCAAGACACTTACAATCTGGATGCCAACACCATCTCCACAGGAAACCTACCTG GAGTGAAGCACAAGACTCTTATGACGGCGGAGGACTGTTACGAGCTGGGAAAGATCGCCTACACTGATGTTGACTACTACCACACAGAGCTGTGGATGGCACAGGCCCTGAGGCAGCTGGACGATGGCGAGGAGTCCACTGTGGATAAGGTGACCGTGTTGGACTACCTCAGTTATGCCATCTACCAGCAAGGGGAGTTGGAGCGTGCCCTGCGGTACACCAAGATGCTCCTTGCACTCG ATCCAGAACATCAGCGGGCCAAAGGCAATGTGAAGTACTTTGAGTTCCAGCTGGAGAAGCAGAAAAAGGACACTGCGACGGAGAAGGAGCCTGAGAAAAAAGAGACACCAGTCAAGAAGACGACAAaggagaagaagcagaagaaggacAGGAATACCTTCACTCTGATGCCTGAGAGGAAGAAGTACGAAATGCTTTGTCGCGGGGAGGGCATCAAAATG ACTCCCCGTAAGGAAAGCCGACTTTTCTGCCGTTACTATGACAGCAATCGCAACCCCTTCTATCTGCTGGGACCGGTCAAGCAGCAAGATGAGTGGGACAGTCCGTACATCGTCCGCTTCCTCAACATCATCTCCGACAAAGAAATTGAGAAGGTCAAAGAGCTGGCGAAGCCAAGG TTAAGGCGAGCCACGGTGCATGACCCCCAAACTGGAAAGCTTACTACAGCCCTATACAGAGTCTCCAAGAG CGCTTGGCTCACAGCCTACGAAGATCCAATGATTGAAAGGATTAACCAGAGGATCGAGGATCTCACAGGCTTGGAAATGGATACAGCAGAAGAGCTGCAG GTTGCGAACTATGGTGTTGGTGGTCAGTACGAGCCTCACTTTGACTTTGGAAGG AAAGACGAGCCAGATGCCTTCAAAGAGCTGGGAACAGGCAACCGCATAGCAACGTGGCTTTTCTAC ATGAGTGACGTGGCAGCAGGCGGCGCCACAGTATTCCCAGATGTCGGCGCATCAATTAGACCCCAAAAG ggTTCTGCAGTGTTCTGGTACAATCTCTTTCCCAGTGGGGAGGGCGACTACAGCACACGACATGCAGCTTGTCCTGTGTTGGTCGGCAACAAATGGG taTCCAATAAATGGATTCATGAACGAGGCCAAGAGTGGCGGCGACCATGCGGTCTAAATGAGACTGactga
- the p4ha1b gene encoding prolyl 4-hydroxylase subunit alpha-1b isoform X3, which yields MTDLLFTEKDLVTSLKDYIQAEEDKLERVKKWADKLESLTATATQDPEGFLGHPVNAFKLMKRLNTEWGDLESLVLSDTTDGFISNLTIQRRYFPTDDDQTGAAKALLRLQDTYNLDANTISTGNLPGVKHKTLMTAEDCYELGKIAYTDVDYYHTELWMAQALRQLDDGEESTVDKVTVLDYLSYAIYQQGELERALRYTKMLLALDPEHQRAKGNVKYFEFQLEKQKKDTATEKEPEKKETPVKKTTKEKKQKKDRNTFTLMPERKKYEMLCRGEGIKMTPRKESRLFCRYYDSNRNPFYLLGPVKQQDEWDSPYIVRFLNIISDKEIEKVKELAKPRLRRATISNPTTGVLETAAYRISKSAWLTAYEDPMIERINQRIEDLTGLEMDTAEELQVANYGVGGQYEPHFDFGRKDEPDAFKELGTGNRIATWLFYMSDVAAGGATVFPDVGASIRPQKGSAVFWYNLFPSGEGDYSTRHAACPVLVGNKWVSNKWIHERGQEWRRPCGLNETD from the exons ATGACAGATCTATTGTTTACCGAGAAGGACCTCGTCACTTCCCTCAAGGACTACATCCAAGCTGAGGAGGACAAGTTGGAGCGGGTCAAAAA GTGGGCTGATAAATTGGAATCTTTGACGGCCACAGCGACACAAGACCCTGAGGGCTTCCTGGGGCACCCGGTCAATGCCTTCAAGCTGATGAAGAGGCTCAACACTGAGTGGGGGGATCTGGAGAGCCTCGTCCTCAGCGACACCACAGATG GTTTTATTTCCAACCTGACCATCCAGAGGCGGTACTTCCCTACGGATGATGATCAGACTGGTGCGGCCAAAGCTCTCCTCCGTTTGCAAGACACTTACAATCTGGATGCCAACACCATCTCCACAGGAAACCTACCTG GAGTGAAGCACAAGACTCTTATGACGGCGGAGGACTGTTACGAGCTGGGAAAGATCGCCTACACTGATGTTGACTACTACCACACAGAGCTGTGGATGGCACAGGCCCTGAGGCAGCTGGACGATGGCGAGGAGTCCACTGTGGATAAGGTGACCGTGTTGGACTACCTCAGTTATGCCATCTACCAGCAAGGGGAGTTGGAGCGTGCCCTGCGGTACACCAAGATGCTCCTTGCACTCG ATCCAGAACATCAGCGGGCCAAAGGCAATGTGAAGTACTTTGAGTTCCAGCTGGAGAAGCAGAAAAAGGACACTGCGACGGAGAAGGAGCCTGAGAAAAAAGAGACACCAGTCAAGAAGACGACAAaggagaagaagcagaagaaggacAGGAATACCTTCACTCTGATGCCTGAGAGGAAGAAGTACGAAATGCTTTGTCGCGGGGAGGGCATCAAAATG ACTCCCCGTAAGGAAAGCCGACTTTTCTGCCGTTACTATGACAGCAATCGCAACCCCTTCTATCTGCTGGGACCGGTCAAGCAGCAAGATGAGTGGGACAGTCCGTACATCGTCCGCTTCCTCAACATCATCTCCGACAAAGAAATTGAGAAGGTCAAAGAGCTGGCGAAGCCAAGG CTACGCAGGGCCACCATCTCCAACCCCaccacgggagtgctggagacaGCGGCTTACAGAATCAGTAAAAG CGCTTGGCTCACAGCCTACGAAGATCCAATGATTGAAAGGATTAACCAGAGGATCGAGGATCTCACAGGCTTGGAAATGGATACAGCAGAAGAGCTGCAG GTTGCGAACTATGGTGTTGGTGGTCAGTACGAGCCTCACTTTGACTTTGGAAGG AAAGACGAGCCAGATGCCTTCAAAGAGCTGGGAACAGGCAACCGCATAGCAACGTGGCTTTTCTAC ATGAGTGACGTGGCAGCAGGCGGCGCCACAGTATTCCCAGATGTCGGCGCATCAATTAGACCCCAAAAG ggTTCTGCAGTGTTCTGGTACAATCTCTTTCCCAGTGGGGAGGGCGACTACAGCACACGACATGCAGCTTGTCCTGTGTTGGTCGGCAACAAATGGG taTCCAATAAATGGATTCATGAACGAGGCCAAGAGTGGCGGCGACCATGCGGTCTAAATGAGACTGactga